A single Salmo trutta chromosome 14, fSalTru1.1, whole genome shotgun sequence DNA region contains:
- the LOC115147241 gene encoding solute carrier family 2, facilitated glucose transporter member 9-like, which translates to MAEEMLLAEDGKCVGSLTKSLLAVAFLASFGSSMLYGYNLAVVNSPAEYIKAFYNQTMVARTGTGLDDKKLTLFYSVTVSVFAIGGMAGSLMVGILVTRFGRKGTLVRITCLVFIAGAFMGFSRTFGSPEMIIVGRFITGVHSGISLSVVPMYLGEIAPKNLRGFLGLVPSIFICLGVFIAQILGLHELLGKEEHWPLFLSLVVIPTMFQLMLLPWFPESPRYLLIEKRNVHATITALKWYRSKVNIQAEIEEMQEEQRSMSSDQTVSVIGLLKDRSVRWQVITIVVVNIGMQLSGIDAIWFYTNAIFENAGIPVPQIQYTTVGTGAIEVIAGCVGCFTIERLGRRPLMIGGFTFMGICCAGITLSLMCQSHYISVACVVGIIAGFCIGPAGVPFLITAELFKQSHRPAAYTVAGCLNWLSNFTIGFVFPFLQMSAGAYCYLVFFGVCMAVAAYVFFIVPETKNKTFVEISQMFAARNGMLEEESSELSVVNNLKLAKMNGYGAVDLEYEVIEKKK; encoded by the exons tACATCAAGGCATTCTATAACCAGACAATGGTAGCAAGGACCGGGACGGGTCTGGACGACAAGAAGCTTACGTTGTTCTACTCCGTCACCGTGTCTGTGTTTGCCATCGGGGGCATGGCGGGCAGCCTCATGGTGGGCATACTAGTCACCAGATTTGGAAG GAAAGGGACCCTGGTGAGAATCACATGTCTGGTGTTCATAGCTGGAGCCTTCATGGGCTTCAGCAGGACCTTCGGCTCTCCAGAGATGATCATTGTTGGACGCTTCATCACAGGGGTACACTCAG GTATCTCTCTGAGTGTGGTGCCAATGTATCTTGGGGAGATAGCGCCTAAGAACCTGCGAGGCTTCCTGGGCCTCGTGCCTAGCATCTTTATCTGTCTAGGAGTCTTCATCGCTCAGATCCTGGGGCTACATGAGCTACTGGGAAAG GAAGAGCACTGGCCCCTCTTCCTGTCTCTGGTGGTGATCCCCACCATGTTCCAGCTGATGCTGTTGCCATGGTTCCCAGAGAGCCCGCGGTACCTGCTCATAGAGAAGAGGAATGTCCACGCCACCATCACAG CTCTGAAGTGGTACCGGTCCAAAGTGAACATCCAGGCAGAGATCGAGGAGATGCAGGAGGAGCAGCGGTCCATGTCCTCGGACCAGACCGTGTCGGTCATCGGTCTGCTGAAGGACCGGAGCGTCCGATGGCAGGTCATCACTATAGTAGTGGTCAATATCGGCATGCAGCTGTCCGGTATCGACgcg ATCTGGTTCTATACCAACGCCATCTTTGAGAATGCAGGTATCCCAGTCCCTCAGATCCAGTACACCACGGTTGGAACCGGAGCCATCGAGGTTATCGCTGGATGCGTAGGG TGCTTCACCATTGAACGGCTGGGCAGAAGACCTCTGATGATTGGTGGATTCACCTTCATGGGAATTTGCTGTGCAGGGATCACACTCTCCCTCATGTGCCAG tcccactacatcagtgttgcCTGTGTGGTGGGGATCATCGCTGGCTTCTGTATAGGACCAG CTGGAGTACCCTTCCTGATTACAGCAGAGCTGTTTAAACAGTCCCATCGCCCGGCTGCCTACACCGTGGCTGGATGCCTCAACTGGCTGTCCAACTTCACCATCGGCTTTGTCTTCCCCTTCCTACAG ATGTCGGCAGGGGCCTACTGCTATCTGGTGTTCTTTGGCGTGTGCATGGCAGTGGCGGCCTACGTCTTCTTCATCGTCCCCGAGACCAagaacaagacatttgtggagatCAGCCAGATGTTCGCGGCCAGGAACGGCATGCTGGAGGAGGAGAGCAGCGAACTGAGCGTCGTTAACAACCTCAAACTAGCCAAGATGAACGGCTATGGTGCCGTCGACCTGGAGTACGAAGTGATAGAGAAGAAgaagtag